The Tardiphaga alba genome includes a window with the following:
- a CDS encoding acyltransferase family protein, producing the protein MAGFAQYGFLGVPVFFVISGFVIAYSAQGRTATGFAIARFSRIYPTFIICMSLTFLALLTMGPPLYSTSPAQWAANLLIAAPALGYPYMDGAYWSLVIEVVFYAWVAVLMAVGIFPRRLDLIILVWLGITFANELTIDAPVFEKLFLADDSGFFAVGLALHEIHRGRRDPKLYAILALSIGTAVFQSLHKLIRLGPHTGGSFDHVMVVVICLASIAVVFLATRLRRLPLPAGLVMAIGGLTYPLYLLHMQLGYVVLHLLAPAGGAWAVAAVVSGIAVVSWFVWRFVERPAQRWTKDMLASQAVSRGWPLSTKARAHVSSGLPRNTNRA; encoded by the coding sequence TTGGCCGGCTTTGCCCAGTACGGCTTCCTCGGCGTTCCGGTGTTCTTCGTCATCAGCGGCTTCGTGATCGCCTATTCGGCGCAGGGGCGCACTGCGACGGGCTTCGCCATTGCCCGCTTCAGCCGCATCTACCCGACCTTCATCATCTGCATGAGCTTGACGTTCCTGGCTCTGCTCACGATGGGCCCACCGCTCTACAGCACATCGCCTGCACAGTGGGCCGCAAACCTTCTGATCGCGGCTCCCGCCTTAGGCTATCCCTACATGGACGGCGCCTATTGGTCGCTCGTCATCGAGGTCGTCTTTTACGCATGGGTCGCCGTCCTGATGGCGGTCGGCATCTTTCCGCGGCGTCTCGATCTCATAATCCTGGTCTGGCTGGGTATCACTTTCGCCAACGAGCTGACGATCGATGCTCCGGTCTTCGAGAAACTCTTCCTGGCGGATGACAGCGGCTTCTTCGCGGTCGGACTGGCTCTCCACGAAATCCACCGCGGTCGGCGCGATCCGAAGCTTTACGCCATCCTCGCCTTGTCGATCGGCACGGCCGTATTTCAGTCCCTTCACAAGTTGATCCGTCTCGGGCCGCACACCGGCGGTTCCTTCGACCACGTGATGGTGGTCGTGATCTGCCTGGCGTCGATCGCGGTCGTCTTCCTGGCGACGCGGCTGCGGCGGCTTCCGTTGCCCGCCGGCCTTGTGATGGCGATCGGAGGATTGACCTATCCGCTCTACCTTCTTCACATGCAGCTTGGCTACGTCGTGCTGCACTTACTGGCGCCGGCGGGCGGTGCATGGGCGGTCGCGGCAGTGGTCTCCGGCATCGCGGTGGTGTCCTGGTTCGTTTGGCGCTTTGTCGAACGTCCGGCCCAGCGGTGGACCAAGGATATGCTGGCCTCACAGGCGGTCAGTCGCGGCTGGCCGCTCTCCACGAAGGCGAGGGCGCACGTGAGTTCGGGCCTGCCTCGGAACACGAACCGCGCTTGA
- the chrA gene encoding chromate efflux transporter: MSGSSVKGSVAEVFLAFLKLGLTSFGGPVAHLGYFRSEFVERRRWLSENNYADLVALCQFLPGPASSQVGIAIGLSRAGYVGALAAWTAFTLPSAVALVVFAYGLNAAGSNFGGGWLHGLKVAAVAVVALAILGMARTLTPNRLRASIAVAAMTVAVLLPSAWGQIGGIVLGGIVGLAAIKAAPAVDRTVLPLPVGRRAGIVSLAVFGGLLLGLPLIASMTDSALLRLFDTFYRVSSFVFGGGHVVLPLLKAEMVPTWVNYDTFLAGYGATQAVPGPLFTFAAYLGTVIGGWSVAVVCLVGIFLPSFLLVVGFLPFWDGLRKQPAAQAALAGVNSAVVGLLLAAFYDPVWTAGITNSFDYVLGLAAFVLLFVWKAPPWLVVALCGVAGQLFIS; encoded by the coding sequence ATGAGCGGTTCATCGGTCAAGGGGAGCGTCGCGGAGGTTTTCCTGGCCTTCCTGAAGTTGGGATTGACGTCGTTCGGCGGGCCGGTAGCGCATCTGGGCTATTTCCGTTCAGAATTCGTCGAACGACGGCGATGGCTGAGCGAAAACAATTATGCCGATCTGGTGGCCCTTTGCCAGTTCCTGCCCGGTCCGGCATCGAGCCAGGTAGGCATCGCGATCGGCCTGTCCAGAGCCGGTTACGTCGGCGCTCTCGCCGCATGGACCGCATTCACTCTGCCCTCAGCCGTCGCGCTCGTCGTGTTCGCCTACGGGCTGAACGCCGCAGGCAGCAATTTCGGTGGCGGCTGGCTTCACGGACTGAAGGTCGCCGCGGTCGCGGTCGTCGCGTTGGCCATCCTCGGCATGGCGCGGACTTTGACGCCCAATCGTCTCCGCGCGTCGATCGCCGTCGCCGCCATGACCGTCGCCGTCCTGCTTCCATCCGCTTGGGGGCAGATCGGCGGAATCGTGCTCGGCGGGATCGTAGGACTGGCAGCGATCAAGGCCGCGCCGGCCGTCGATCGGACCGTTCTGCCGCTGCCGGTCGGCCGGCGAGCGGGCATCGTTTCGCTCGCAGTATTCGGTGGGTTGCTTCTGGGTCTACCCCTGATCGCCTCGATGACCGACAGCGCTTTGCTTCGGCTTTTCGACACCTTCTACCGCGTGAGCTCGTTCGTCTTCGGAGGCGGCCACGTGGTGCTGCCGCTGCTCAAGGCGGAGATGGTGCCGACATGGGTGAACTACGATACATTCTTGGCGGGATACGGCGCCACGCAGGCCGTTCCCGGTCCCCTTTTCACCTTCGCAGCCTATCTCGGCACGGTCATAGGGGGATGGTCGGTTGCGGTTGTCTGCCTCGTCGGCATATTCCTGCCTTCATTCCTGCTGGTGGTAGGCTTTCTGCCTTTCTGGGACGGCTTGAGGAAACAACCTGCGGCCCAGGCGGCGCTTGCGGGCGTGAACTCCGCGGTCGTCGGTCTTCTGCTCGCCGCGTTCTATGACCCGGTCTGGACCGCGGGGATCACCAACAGTTTCGACTACGTCCTCGGGCTCGCGGCCTTCGTGCTGCTGTTCGTCTGGAAGGCACCGCCCTGGCTGGTCGTCGCGCTATGCGGAGTGGCTGGGCAGCTCTTCATTTCTTGA
- the arsC gene encoding arsenate reductase (glutaredoxin) (This arsenate reductase requires both glutathione and glutaredoxin to convert arsenate to arsenite, after which the efflux transporter formed by ArsA and ArsB can extrude the arsenite from the cell, providing resistance.), translated as MTITIYHNPNCGTSRNTLAMIRQSGEEPVVIEYLTTPPSRERLKELIVAMGIGVRALLREKGTPYAALGLADPAKTDDELIDAMLAHPILINRPIVVTQIGVKLCRPSEAVLEILPDPHIGRFVKEDGEIVDAS; from the coding sequence ATGACCATCACCATCTATCACAATCCGAATTGCGGCACCTCGCGCAACACTTTGGCGATGATCCGGCAAAGCGGCGAGGAGCCGGTCGTGATCGAATATCTGACGACGCCGCCATCCCGGGAGCGGCTCAAGGAGTTGATCGTGGCGATGGGCATCGGCGTCCGCGCCTTGCTGCGAGAGAAGGGAACGCCGTATGCCGCGCTCGGTCTGGCCGACCCCGCGAAGACCGACGACGAACTCATCGACGCCATGCTGGCGCACCCGATTTTGATCAACCGGCCGATCGTCGTCACGCAGATCGGCGTCAAACTGTGCCGTCCGTCCGAGGCCGTGCTGGAGATCTTGCCGGACCCGCATATCGGCCGTTTCGTGAAGGAAGACGGGGAAATCGTCGATGCCTCCTGA
- the arsB gene encoding ACR3 family arsenite efflux transporter, whose product MSIFERYLTLWVILCIAAGVALGHALPGLFSAVAGAEVAKVNLPVAVLIWLMIIPMLLKIDFGALGKVTEHARGVGVTLFINWAVKPFSMALLGTFFIAHVFAPMLPGDQIPSYIAGLILLAAAPCTAMVFVWSNLVGGDPNYTLGQVALNDVLMVFLFAPIVGLLLGVASVSVPWATLLLSVALYIIVPVIVAQLWRRSLLASGQGAFDRTMARLQPLSLVALLATLVLLFGFQGEQIIAQPIVIAILAVPILIQVYFNAGLAYLMSRYLGVAWCVAAPAALIGASNFFELAVAAAISLFGLNSGAALATVVGVLVEVPVMLTVVKIVTASKDWYEAGSDRAGDKSVELHR is encoded by the coding sequence ATGAGCATCTTCGAACGATATTTGACCCTCTGGGTCATCCTTTGCATCGCCGCAGGCGTCGCATTGGGTCATGCGTTGCCGGGCCTCTTCTCGGCGGTCGCCGGCGCCGAAGTGGCGAAGGTCAACCTGCCCGTCGCCGTCCTCATCTGGCTCATGATCATCCCCATGCTGCTGAAGATCGATTTCGGCGCGCTCGGCAAGGTGACGGAGCACGCACGGGGCGTGGGCGTGACCTTGTTCATCAACTGGGCCGTGAAGCCGTTCTCGATGGCCCTCCTCGGCACCTTCTTCATCGCACACGTGTTCGCGCCGATGCTGCCGGGCGACCAGATCCCTTCCTACATCGCCGGATTGATCCTGCTCGCCGCGGCTCCCTGCACCGCGATGGTGTTCGTCTGGTCCAATCTCGTCGGCGGCGATCCGAACTACACGCTCGGTCAGGTGGCCCTCAACGACGTGCTGATGGTCTTCCTGTTCGCTCCCATCGTCGGGCTGCTTCTGGGCGTCGCGTCGGTATCCGTACCCTGGGCGACGCTCCTCCTGTCCGTCGCGCTCTACATCATCGTGCCGGTGATCGTCGCCCAGTTGTGGCGCCGCTCGCTGCTGGCGTCCGGACAGGGCGCCTTCGACCGCACGATGGCGCGCCTGCAGCCTCTGTCGCTCGTCGCCCTGCTGGCCACGCTGGTCCTGCTCTTCGGCTTCCAGGGCGAGCAGATCATCGCGCAGCCGATCGTCATCGCGATCCTCGCCGTGCCCATCCTCATCCAGGTCTACTTCAACGCCGGACTGGCCTACCTGATGAGCCGCTATCTCGGTGTGGCTTGGTGCGTCGCCGCACCCGCGGCGCTGATCGGCGCGAGCAACTTCTTCGAACTCGCCGTCGCCGCTGCGATCAGTCTGTTCGGCCTCAACTCTGGCGCGGCGCTGGCGACCGTCGTCGGCGTGCTGGTCGAGGTGCCCGTCATGCTGACCGTCGTGAAGATCGTCACGGCATCCAAGGATTGGTACGAAGCCGGCAGCGATCGCGCCGGCGACAAGAGCGTGGAGCTTCACCGATGA
- a CDS encoding ArsR/SmtB family transcription factor: MENEQAVLALAALAQGTRLQAFRTLVQHEPEGLPAGDLARLLEVPQNTLSAHLSILARAGLVVSERRSRSIVYRAEISALQAIILFMLQDCCGGRAEFCAPVIEQLTSCCAPPKKKAKTKERSRA; encoded by the coding sequence ATGGAAAACGAACAAGCAGTCCTCGCGCTCGCCGCGCTCGCCCAAGGCACCCGGCTTCAAGCGTTCCGCACGCTGGTCCAGCACGAACCGGAGGGTCTCCCGGCCGGCGATCTGGCACGGCTCCTCGAGGTTCCTCAGAACACGCTCTCGGCCCATCTGTCGATCCTGGCGAGGGCCGGGCTCGTCGTGAGCGAGCGCCGCAGCCGCTCGATCGTCTACCGCGCCGAGATCTCCGCGCTGCAGGCGATCATCCTTTTCATGCTCCAGGACTGCTGCGGTGGACGTGCCGAATTCTGCGCGCCCGTGATCGAGCAGCTTACGTCCTGCTGCGCGCCTCCCAAGAAGAAAGCGAAGACCAAGGAGCGATCCCGTGCCTGA
- a CDS encoding arsenic resistance protein: MTKQEWRDFLEERQVAIYFSTVLLGAAAGALIPGTDALESTINPALALMLFVTFLQVPLGALGAALRNVRFLACLLTVNFVVVPLLVFGLLQFVPPDPLLRLGVLIVLLCPCIDYVVTFSHLGKSDSKLLLAATPVLLIVQMIMLPIYLGAFLGHDAVSLVQPGPFLHAFVWLIALPLVLAATCQIWASRNPWGQSIVSGLVLLPVPATSLVLFVVIASVLPQLGAASGAAVRVLPVYVAFSIIAPLLGWSTSRMFGLKVEAGRSIAFSAATRNSLVVLPLGLAVPGAVPILPAVIVAQTLVELLASIFYMKLAPHLGRSARPD, from the coding sequence ATGACCAAGCAAGAATGGCGCGATTTTCTCGAAGAACGACAGGTCGCAATCTATTTCAGCACCGTACTGCTCGGTGCTGCGGCGGGCGCTCTGATTCCAGGAACGGACGCTCTCGAATCCACAATCAATCCCGCCTTGGCACTGATGCTGTTCGTGACTTTTCTGCAGGTGCCTTTGGGGGCGTTAGGTGCGGCCCTACGGAATGTCAGATTCCTGGCCTGTCTGTTGACGGTGAACTTCGTCGTTGTTCCCCTTCTCGTCTTCGGGCTTCTTCAATTCGTGCCACCGGATCCGCTGCTCCGGCTGGGCGTCCTGATTGTGCTGCTATGTCCATGCATCGACTACGTCGTGACATTCTCTCATCTCGGAAAATCGGATTCCAAGCTTCTGCTCGCGGCGACGCCCGTCCTGTTGATCGTCCAGATGATAATGTTGCCGATCTATCTCGGTGCCTTCCTCGGACATGATGCGGTTAGCCTCGTTCAGCCTGGACCTTTTCTGCATGCGTTTGTCTGGCTCATCGCGCTGCCGTTGGTGCTGGCCGCAACATGCCAGATCTGGGCAAGTCGAAATCCTTGGGGGCAGAGCATTGTCTCAGGCCTGGTGCTGTTGCCCGTGCCGGCGACGAGCTTGGTCCTGTTTGTCGTGATCGCGTCGGTGCTTCCCCAGTTGGGCGCCGCATCCGGAGCGGCGGTCCGCGTGCTGCCGGTTTATGTGGCTTTCTCAATTATCGCCCCACTCTTAGGATGGTCGACTTCGCGTATGTTCGGACTCAAGGTTGAAGCAGGGCGAAGCATCGCGTTCAGCGCCGCGACCCGAAACTCCCTCGTTGTGCTTCCGTTGGGGCTCGCCGTTCCGGGAGCGGTGCCGATCCTCCCGGCAGTGATTGTCGCGCAAACGCTTGTCGAACTCCTGGCTTCAATTTTCTATATGAAACTCGCGCCTCATCTTGGGCGCTCAGCGAGGCCAGACTAA
- a CDS encoding MerR family transcriptional regulator, producing MASTASKFTIGRLASEADCSVPTVRYYEEIGLLPKAVRGSGGQRVYGLDDLKRLTFIRRCRDFQFTVEQIREFTALADDPTRDCDVARLLAEQHLAVVREKMSELRKLEDDLTFFTQQCASQCSGGPAEKCVIMSDLSAPNCCA from the coding sequence ATGGCCTCGACTGCGTCAAAGTTCACGATAGGAAGGCTTGCATCCGAAGCGGACTGTAGTGTCCCGACCGTCAGGTATTACGAGGAGATCGGATTGCTCCCCAAGGCAGTCCGAGGTTCGGGCGGCCAAAGGGTCTACGGCCTCGATGATCTGAAGCGATTGACCTTCATCCGCCGGTGCCGGGACTTCCAGTTCACCGTCGAACAAATCCGCGAATTTACTGCTCTGGCAGACGACCCTACTCGGGACTGTGATGTCGCGAGGTTGCTGGCCGAACAGCACCTTGCCGTCGTTCGTGAGAAAATGAGCGAGCTGCGTAAACTTGAAGACGACTTGACCTTCTTTACGCAGCAATGCGCGTCCCAATGTTCAGGTGGTCCTGCCGAGAAGTGCGTGATCATGAGCGACCTGTCGGCGCCGAACTGCTGCGCGTGA